From Triticum urartu cultivar G1812 unplaced genomic scaffold, Tu2.1 TuUngrouped_contig_4935, whole genome shotgun sequence, one genomic window encodes:
- the LOC125528524 gene encoding copper methylamine oxidase-like yields the protein MASAQEKAALCCGGPARSAAQPTTAKASSKGIPIMTRAQRFHPLDPLSAAEIAVAVATVRAAGKSPEERDSMRFVEAVLLEPEKNVVALADAYFFPPFQPSLLPRTKGSAVIPSRLPPRRAKLVVYNRHSNETTIWIVELSEVHAATRGGHHRGKVISSEVVPDVQPAMDAMEYAECEATVKNYPPFVEAMKKRGVDDMELVMVDAWCAGYYSDADAPSRRLARPLIFCRTESDSPMENGYARPVEGIHVVVDMQNNIVIEFEDRKFVPLPPPDHLRNYTPGETRGGVDRSDVKPLIINQPEGPSFRINGYFVEWQKWNFRIGFTPKEGLVIYSVAYVDGSRGRRPIAHRLSFVEMVVPYGDPSEPHYRKNAFDAGEDGLGKNAHSLKKGCDCLGYIKYFDAHFTNFTGHVETIENCVCLHEEDHGILWKHQDWRTGLAEVRRSRRLTVSFICTVANYEYGFYWHFYQDGKIEAEVKLTGILSLGALMPGESRKYGTTIAPSLYAPVHQHFFVARMDMAVDCKPNEAHNQVVEVNVKVESAGTNNVHNNAFYAEEKILKSELQAMRDCDPSSARHWIVRNTRAVNRTGQPTGFRLVPGSNCLPFALPEAKFLRRAGFLKHNLWVTPYKSDEKFPGGEFPNQNPRLHEGLATWVKKDRPLEETDIVLWYVFGLTHIPRLEDWPVMPVERIGFMLMPHGFFNCSPAVDVPPGTSDAADVKEAESPKAIQNGSLVSKL from the exons GGATACCCATAATGACGAGAGCTCAAAGATTCCACCCTTTGGACCCATTATCTGCTGCCGAAATTGCAGTGGCTGTTGCAACTGTAAGAGCCGCTGGAAAATCTCCTGAG GAACGTGACAGCATGCGTTTTGTTGAAGCTGTGCTACTGGAACCAGAAAAGAATGTTGTAGCATTAGCCGATGCCTACTTTTTCCCGCCGTTCCAACCATCACTGCTCCCTAGAACCAAAGGCTCTGCCGTCATTCCGAGCAGGTTACCTCCCAGGAGGGCTAAGCTTGTTGTCTACAATAGACATTCAAATGAGACTACCATTTGGATAGTAGAACTATCTGAAGTGCATGCAGCTACTAGAGGTGGACATCACAGAGGGAAGGTGATATCATCTGAAGTTGTTCCAGATGTACAGCCTGCAATG GATGCTATGGAATATGCTGAGTGTGAAGCTACTGTCAAAAATTATCCTCCATTTGTTGAAGCTATGAAGAAAAGAGGTGTGGACGACATGGAACTTGTCATGGTAGATGCCTG GTGTGCTGGCTACTACAGTGATGCTGATGCTCCCAGTCGCAGACTTGCCAGGCCTCTAATCTTTTGCCGAACTGAGAGTGATAGTCCCATGGAGAATGGTTATGCTCGTCCTGTGGAAGGGATCCATGTTGTTGTTGATATGCAGAATAATATTGTCATAGAGTTTGAAGACAGGAAGTTTGTTCCACTGCCCCCACCAGATCATTTGAGAAACTACACTCCTGGAGAAACTAGAGGTGGTGTTGATCGAAGTGATGTGAAACCTCTTATTATCAATCAGCCTGAGGGCCCAAGCTTCCGTATTAATGGCTATTTTGTGGAATGGCAGAAG TGGAATTTCCGTATTGGCTTCACCCCTAAAGAGGGTTTGGTCATCTACTCTGTTGCATATGTTGATGGTAGCCGTGGACGTAGACCTATAGCTCATAGGCTGAGCTTTGTTGAGATGGTTGTTCCTTATGGAGACCCAAGTGAACCACATTATCGCAAAAATGCTTTCGATGCTGgagaagatggacttggcaaaaATGCTCATTCTCTTAAGAAG GGGTGTGATTGCTTGGGTTACATCAAGTATTTTGATGCACACTTCACGAACTTTACCGGTCATGTGGAGACAATTGAGAACTGTGTGTGTCTCCACGAGGAGGACCATGGAATCCTTTGGAAACACCAAGATTGGAGAACTGGTTTAGCAGAAGTTAGGCGATCAAGGAGGCTCACGGTGTCGTTTATCTGCACAGTTGCCAACTATGAATATGGTTTTTACTGGCACTTTTATCAG GATGGTAAGATAGAAGCTGAAGTAAAACTTACTGGAATTCTGAGTTTGGGAGCTCTGATGCCTGGGGAATCAAGGAAATATGGTACAACTATTGCTCCTAGTCTGTATGCACCTGTCCACCAGCATTTCTTTGTTGCCCGTATGGACATGGCTGTTGATTGCAAACCTAACGAAGCTCATAATCAG GTGGTTGAAGTGAATGTCAAAGTCGAAAGTGCAGGCACAAATAATGTGCACAACAATGCTTTCTATGCTGAAGAAAAAATACTGAAATCCGAGTTGCAAGCAATGAGAGATTGTGACCCTTCATCTGCGCGACATTGGATT GTTAGGAACACAAGGGCTGTAAATCGTACCGGACAACCAACTGGTTTCAGACTCGTGCCTGGTTCAAACTGTTTGCCATTTGCTCTGCCCGAGGCAAAGTTTCTTCGAAGAGCAGGGTTCCTAAAGCACAATCTTTGGGTGACACCATACAAGAGCGATGAGAAGTTTCCTGGAGGGGAGTTCCCCAACCAGAATCCACGTCTTCACGAGGGTTTGGCTACTTGGGTGAAGAAGGATAGACCCTTGGAGGAAACTGACATCGTCCTCTG GTATGTATTTGGGCTCACCCACATCCCAAGGCTTGAAGACTGGCCGGTCATGCCGGTGGAACGCATCGGCTTCATGCTCATG CCACATGGATTCTTCAACTGCTCGCCTGCTGTTGACGTGCCTCCTGGCACTTCTGATGCCGCCGATGTCAAGGAAGCAGAGTCGCCTAAAGCCATCCAGAACGGCAGCCTTGTTTCCAAGCTCTGA